A genomic region of Xiphophorus couchianus chromosome 9, X_couchianus-1.0, whole genome shotgun sequence contains the following coding sequences:
- the tle5 gene encoding TLE family member 5 isoform X1, whose protein sequence is MMFPQSRHSASSQQLKFTTSDSCDRIKDEFQFLQAQYHSLKLECDKLASEKSEMQRHYIMYYEMSYGLNIEMHKQAEIVKRLNGICAQVLPYLSQEHQQQVLAAIERAKQVTPPEMNSIIRQQLQAHQLSQLQGLALPMTPLPLGLSQPTLPAVTTSSGLFSLSSLLASQAQLAKEEKASRDGVDSHREEDGDKSD, encoded by the exons GCCTCATCGCAGCAGCTGAAATTTACGACCTCTGACTCCTGTGACAGGATCAAGGATGAGTTCCAGTTTCTTCAAGCACAATATCACAG TTTGAAGCTTGAATGTGACAAGTTAGCGAGTGAGAAGTCAGAGATGCAGCGCCATTATATTATG TACTACGAGATGTCCTACGGGCTGAACATCGAGATGCACAAACAG GCTGAAATAGTGAAGAGACTGAACGGGATCTGCGCACAAGTCCTCCCCTACCTGTCTCAGGAG caccagcagcaggtCCTGGCAGCCATAGAGAGGGCCAAGCAGGTCACCCCTCCAGAGATGAACTCCATCATCAGG CAGCAGCTCCAGGCTCACCAGCTGTCCCAGCTTCAGGGCCTGGCCTTGCCCATGACCCCGCTGCCTCTGGGTCTGAGCCAGCCAACCCTGCCAGCCGTCACCACTTCCTCCGGTCTCTTCTCGCTGTCTTCTCTGCTGGCCTCCCAGGCCCAGCTGGCCAAGGAGGAGAAGGCTTCTCGTGACGGCGTGGACAGCCACCGTGAGGAGGACGGAGACAAGTCTGACTAG
- the tle5 gene encoding TLE family member 5 isoform X2 translates to MMFPQSRHSASSQQLKFTTSDSCDRIKDEFQFLQAQYHSLKLECDKLASEKSEMQRHYIMYYEMSYGLNIEMHKQAEIVKRLNGICAQVLPYLSQEHQQQVLAAIERAKQVTPPEMNSIIRQLQAHQLSQLQGLALPMTPLPLGLSQPTLPAVTTSSGLFSLSSLLASQAQLAKEEKASRDGVDSHREEDGDKSD, encoded by the exons GCCTCATCGCAGCAGCTGAAATTTACGACCTCTGACTCCTGTGACAGGATCAAGGATGAGTTCCAGTTTCTTCAAGCACAATATCACAG TTTGAAGCTTGAATGTGACAAGTTAGCGAGTGAGAAGTCAGAGATGCAGCGCCATTATATTATG TACTACGAGATGTCCTACGGGCTGAACATCGAGATGCACAAACAG GCTGAAATAGTGAAGAGACTGAACGGGATCTGCGCACAAGTCCTCCCCTACCTGTCTCAGGAG caccagcagcaggtCCTGGCAGCCATAGAGAGGGCCAAGCAGGTCACCCCTCCAGAGATGAACTCCATCATCAGG CAGCTCCAGGCTCACCAGCTGTCCCAGCTTCAGGGCCTGGCCTTGCCCATGACCCCGCTGCCTCTGGGTCTGAGCCAGCCAACCCTGCCAGCCGTCACCACTTCCTCCGGTCTCTTCTCGCTGTCTTCTCTGCTGGCCTCCCAGGCCCAGCTGGCCAAGGAGGAGAAGGCTTCTCGTGACGGCGTGGACAGCCACCGTGAGGAGGACGGAGACAAGTCTGACTAG